A genomic window from Dermacentor silvarum isolate Dsil-2018 chromosome 9, BIME_Dsil_1.4, whole genome shotgun sequence includes:
- the LOC119463741 gene encoding uncharacterized protein DDB_G0271670-like, with protein MDEVTWAAIPQKGTPGVSMSSSSSSPSSPSSSPSSSSSSFSSSFSSSFSSSSSSSSSSSFSSSSSFSSSSFSSFFSSSSSSFFSSSSSSFSSSFSSSFSSSSSSSSSSSSSSFSSFSFSSFSSSSSSSSFSSSSSSFSSFSFSSFSFFSFSFSSSSFSFSSSSFSSSSFSFSSSSFSSSSFSFSSSSFSSSSSSFSSSSSSFSSSSSSSSSSSFSFFSFSFFSSFFSSFFSSFFSSFSSSFSSSSSSSFSSSFSSFSFSFSSFSFSSFSLLQVSYGQ; from the exons ATGGACGAGGTCACGTGGGCAGCCATTCCACAGAAAGGGACCCCTGGAGTGTcgatgtcttcttcttcttcttctccttcttctccttcttcttctccttcttcttc ctcctcctccttctcctcctccttctcctcctccttctcctcctcctcctcctcctcctcctcctcctccttctcctcctcctcctccttctcctcctcctccttctcctccttcttctcctcctcctcctcctccttcttctcctcctcctcctcctccttctcctcctccttctcctcctccttctcctcctcctcctcctcctcctcctcctcctcctcctcctccttctcctccttctccttctcctccttctcctcctcctcctcctcctcctccttctcctcctcctcctcctccttctcctccttctccttctcctccttctccttcttctccttctccttctcctcctcctccttctccttctcctcctcctccttctcctcctcctccttctccttctcctcctcctccttctcctcctcctccttctccttctcctcctcctccttctcctcctcctcctcctccttctcctcctcctcctcctccttctcctcctcctcctcctcctcctcctcctcctccttctccttcttctccttctccttcttctcctccttcttctcctccttcttctcctccttcttctcctccttctcctcctccttctcctcctcctcctcctcctccttctcctcctccttctcctccttctccttctccttctcctccttctccttctcctccttctcctt